The following are from one region of the Spodoptera frugiperda isolate SF20-4 chromosome 20, AGI-APGP_CSIRO_Sfru_2.0, whole genome shotgun sequence genome:
- the LOC118282402 gene encoding RPII140-upstream gene protein, which yields MFRTITKLSPTIALGIFRHSSGQYDKDLLNRPSPTGPETGWDRVKRMYTGGEFEEVSEELNTVMQSALCGAFIGACMGGFVSSRVAYLNFIENNQATIFKSTADAKKKLQDYVTVAFAKGAYKWGWRLCFFTGIFSLTSTTISVYRGDTSLIEFVSAGALTGALYKIDMGLAAILVGAGLGTALSFFAGIAILGLLKLTGVDMIDIRKALYKLKEARDEQFHQALEKSAKEKYDSLTDHHTMLVVEEGEKKIEEI from the exons ATGTTTCGTACAATCACGAAGTTATCGCCGACAATAGCATTAGGCATATTTCGACATTCTTCTGGGCAATATGACAAGGATCTGCTCAATAGACCAAGCCCTACTGGTCCTGAAACGGGTTGGGATAGAGTCAAACGAATGTATACGGGCGG TGAATTCGAAGAAGTATCTGAAGAATTAAACACAGTAATGCAGTCAGCATTATGTGGAGCCTTTATTGGTGCATGTATGGGAGGATTTGTTAGTTCTCGGGTGGCTTATTTAAACTTCATTGAGAATAATCAAGCTACCATATTCAAATCTACTGCAGACGCTAAG AAAAAATTACAAGATTATGTAACTGTAGCGTTTGCAAAGGGTGCATATAAATGGGGCTGGAGATTGTGTTTCTTTACAGGAATATTCAG tTTAACATCAACAACAATATCAGTGTACAGAGGCGACACGTCTTTGATTGAGTTTGTGTCAGCCGGTGCCCTGACCGGAGctttatataaaattgatatGGGTTTGGCCGCCATTCTAGTGGGTGCTGGTTTAG GAACTGCGCTGAGCTTTTTTGCTGGCATAGCTATTTTAGGACTATTGAAATTGACTGGTGTTGATATGATAGACATTAGAAAAGCTCTGTACAAATTAAAGGAAGCTCG AGATGAACAGTTTCATCAAGCGTTAGAGAAATCAGCAAAAGAAAAGTATGACAGCCTAACGGATCACCACACCATGTTAGTTGTCGAAGAAGGAGAGAAGAAAATTGaagaaatctaa